A DNA window from Molothrus ater isolate BHLD 08-10-18 breed brown headed cowbird chromosome 2, BPBGC_Mater_1.1, whole genome shotgun sequence contains the following coding sequences:
- the CHST7 gene encoding carbohydrate sulfotransferase 7, translating into MKGRRWWRGEHRRFAAVLVLYTLLLLLLVPYALDYGARRGRTDEEPLLRRCPSLEEALSEWGWEQRPPLDEEEEEDEAGTAGAAGNGSAGTAGKRHIYLHATWRTGSSFLGELFNQHPDVFYLYEPMWHLWQALYPGDALSLQGALRDMLRALFRCDFSVLRLYTAPSGPRDPLAPAPPAADNLTTASIFGWRTNKVICSPPLCPAAPRPRGEIGLVDGATCEETCPPRALRELEAECRKYPVVVIKDVRLLELGALLPLLREPGLNLRVVQLFRDPRAVHNSRLKARQALLRESVQVLRSRHRAEPRGPARHQQQHLLLPPGLLGGGRPPQPQHRAEFFLGGALEVICQSWLRDLLLARRAPDWLRRRYTQLRYEDLVREPRAELRRLLRFAGLTVPPALEDFVVNMTRGAAYSSDRPFLISARDAREAVHAWRERLSRQQVRQVEAACGEAMSILAYPLSAGDAR; encoded by the coding sequence ATGAAGGGCCGGCGATGGTGGCGAGGCGAACATCGCCGCTTCGCCGCGGTGCTGGTGCTGTacacgctgctgctgctcctgttggtGCCCTACGCGCTGGACTACGGGGCCAGGCGCGGGCGAACGGACGAGGAGCCGCTGCTGCGGCGCTGCCCGAGCCTGGAGGAGGCGCTGagtgagtggggctgggagcagcggCCGCCGCTGGacgaggaagaggaggaggatgaggcgggcacggccggggcgGCGGGTAACGGCAGCGCGGGGACGGCGGGGAAGCGGCACATCTACCTGCACGCTACCTGGCGAACGGGCTCCTCTTTCCTCGGGGAGCTCTTCAACCAGCACCCCGACGTCTTCTACCTGTACGAGCCCATGTGGCACCTTTGGCAGGCGCTCTACCCGGGGGACGCGCTGAGCCTGCAGGGAGCCCTCCGCGACATGCTGCGCGCCCTCTTCCGATGCGACTTCTCCGTCCTGCGCCTCTACACCGCCCCGTCCGGCCCCCGCGACCCGCtggcccccgccccgcccgccgccgaCAACCTCACTACGGCCAGCATCTTCGGCTGGCGGACCAACAAGGTGATCTGCTCGCCGCCGCTctgccccgccgccccgcggccccgcggggAGATCGGCCTCGTCGACGGCGCCACCTGCGAGGAGACGTGTCCGCCGCGGGCGCTGCGGGAGCTGGAGGCCGAGTGCCGCAAGTACCCGGTGGTGGTCATCAAGGACGTgcggctgctggagctgggcgcgctgctgccgctgctgcgggAGCCCGGCCTCAACCTGCGGGTGGTGCAGCTCTTCCGCGACCCCCGCGCCGTCCACAACTCCCGCCTGAAGGCGCGGCAGGCGCTGCTGCGGGAGAGCGTCCAGGTGCTGCGCAGCCGCCACCGCGCCGagccgcggggcccggcccgccaccagcagcagcatctcctgctgccgCCCGGGCTGCTGGGCGGAGGGCGGCCGCCGCAGCCGCAGCACCGCGCCGAGTTCTTCCTCGGCGGCGCGCTGGAGGTGATCTGCCAGTCCTGGCTCCGCGATCTCCTGCTGGCCCGGCGCGCCCCGGACTGGCTCCGCCGCCGCTACACGCAGCTCCGCTACGAGGACCTGGTGCGGGAGCCCCGCGCCGAGCTGCGCCGCCTGCTGCGCTTTGCCGGGCTGACCGTGCCGCCGGCCCTGGAGGACTTCGTGGTCAACATGACCCGCGGCGCCGCCTACTCCTCCGACCGGCCTTTCCTCATCTCCGCCCGCGACGCGCGGGAGGCCGTGCACGCCTGGCGGGAGCGCCTCAGCCGCCAGCAGGTGCGGCAGGTGGAGGCGGCGTGCGGAGAAGCCATGAGCATCCTCGCCTACCCCCTCAGCGCCGGCGACGCCCGGTAG